The following coding sequences lie in one Prevotella nigrescens genomic window:
- a CDS encoding helix-turn-helix transcriptional regulator — protein sequence MIIHSLTEKVSAFLRSRTTNTIERHRVIVYLLHSLLVVSVISLQFMRLGGSHDWLPLSMSGIHLAACLLSLLLYLTQWLTLSKAFSLTVLVAQCTIAVRFFYFATVRPDHFLQLILINQVTSLLAVFFLVLSFVRLTPFIVSAISVVSYGCVAAYLQEPSLWRLFGFFLFVQFFLCALGELLRHNVMSVSKENTDLHHRETALMHAVRLNRQEIEAYLRMSGNGHPSPEDTDHLFSMLKPKSQRNLINAVRLHLKKHLMDDCNLGHHFPCLTKSETDVCRLILAGKKRSEIGLLLDKTENNVDVTRNHIRKKLNVPTDQDLQKFLINLLIEKEYSKKEEINKFLYRKRSYLFITCHYPLSIQIRMMASCFFPVFPAFPKSFSISSYTYNLAA from the coding sequence ATGATCATTCATTCTCTCACAGAAAAGGTATCGGCATTCCTACGGTCGCGCACTACAAACACCATTGAGCGGCACCGGGTCATCGTGTATTTGCTCCACTCCCTTCTCGTTGTTTCCGTCATCTCCTTGCAGTTCATGAGGCTGGGTGGCTCGCACGACTGGCTGCCGCTTTCCATGAGCGGCATACACCTTGCGGCATGCCTTCTTTCGCTGTTGCTCTACCTCACGCAGTGGCTGACACTTTCCAAGGCTTTTTCACTCACGGTGCTCGTGGCGCAGTGTACCATTGCCGTACGCTTCTTTTATTTCGCCACCGTGCGTCCCGACCATTTTCTGCAGCTCATCCTCATCAATCAGGTAACGTCGCTGCTGGCCGTCTTCTTCCTTGTGTTGAGCTTTGTCCGGCTCACCCCCTTTATCGTCTCTGCTATCAGTGTGGTTAGCTACGGTTGTGTGGCTGCCTATCTTCAAGAGCCTTCGCTTTGGCGCCTGTTCGGTTTCTTCCTCTTCGTGCAGTTTTTCCTCTGTGCGCTGGGCGAACTGCTGCGACACAATGTGATGAGCGTGTCGAAGGAGAATACCGACCTACATCACCGTGAGACGGCACTGATGCACGCCGTCAGGCTGAACAGGCAGGAGATAGAGGCCTATCTGCGCATGAGCGGCAACGGCCACCCTTCACCCGAGGACACAGACCACCTGTTTTCCATGCTCAAACCGAAATCGCAACGCAACCTTATCAACGCCGTGCGCCTGCATCTGAAAAAACACTTGATGGATGACTGCAATCTGGGGCACCACTTTCCCTGTCTGACTAAATCAGAAACGGATGTGTGCCGCCTTATCCTCGCAGGAAAGAAGCGGAGCGAAATCGGCCTGCTACTTGACAAAACCGAAAACAACGTTGACGTGACGCGTAACCACATCCGCAAGAAACTCAATGTACCCACTGACCAAGACTTGCAGAAATTTCTCATCAATTTATTGATAGAAAAAGAATATTCGAAAAAGGAGGAAATAAATAAGTTCCTCTACCGGAAACGTTCATATTTATTTATAACATGCCATTATCCGCTTTCCATACAGATTCGGATGATGGCTTCTTGTTTTTTCCCTGTATTTCCCGCTTTTCCCAAAAGTTTTTCAATCTCTTCATATACCTATAATTTAGCTGCTTGA